A single genomic interval of Pseudorca crassidens isolate mPseCra1 chromosome 19, mPseCra1.hap1, whole genome shotgun sequence harbors:
- the TOM1L2 gene encoding TOM1-like protein 2 isoform X6 — translation MEFLLGNPFSTPVGQCLEKATDGSLQSEDWTLNMEICDIINETEEGPKDAIRALKKRLNGNRNYREVMLALTVLETCVKNCGHRFHVLVANRDFIDGVLVKIISPKSNPPTIVQDKVLALIQAWADAFRSSPDLTGVVHAYEELKRKGMEFPMADLDALSPIHTPQRSVPEVDPATSMPKSQSQLQPRTSSGSSLVPQAPALSAAGPITANSEQIARLRSELDVVRGNTKVMSEMLTEMVPGQEDSSDLELLQELHRTCRAMQQRVVELISRVCNEEVTEELLHVNDDLNNVFLRYERFERYRSGRSVQNASNGVLSEVTEDNLIDLGPGSPAVVSPTVGGTVPPSSLSSQLAGLDLGTESVSGTLSSLQQCHPRDGFDMFAQTRGSSSAEQRKTATYEDPQAVGVIASAVDGRKQNPEVRGKGGDSDLEPIDSWLIAQGMKGDDLEEGVTSEEFDKFLEERAKAAEMVPNLPSPPAEAPAPASNPSSRKKPEQSEDALFAL, via the exons AAAAGGCTACAGACGGCTCCCTGCAGAGCGAGGACTGGACGCTGAACATGGAGATCTGCGACATCATCAATGAGACGGAGGAAGG GCCAAAGGATGCCATTCGAGCCCTGAAGAAGCGGCTCAACGGGAACCGGAACTACCGAGAGGTGATGCTGGCGCTGACG GTGCTGGAGACGTGCGTGAAGAACTGTGGCCACCGCTTCCACGTCCTCGTGGCCAACCGGGATTTCATCGACGGCGTCCTGGTCAAAATCATCTCTCCCAAGAGCAACCCCCCAACCATTGTGCAGGACAAGGTGCTGGCTCTCATCCAG gcGTGGGCCGACGCCTTCCGGAGCAGCCCTGACCTCACGGGCGTCGTGCACGCTTACGAAGAGCTGAAGAGGAAGGGCATGGAGTTCCCCATGGCCGACCTGGACGCGCTGTCCCCCATACAcacaccccagcgg AGCGTCCCGGAGGTGGACCCAGCTACCAGCATGCCCAAGTCCCAGTCGCAGCTGCAGCCGAGGACGAGCAGCGGCTCCTCCTTGGTGCCGCAGGCCCCGGCTCTGAGCGCTGCGGGCCCCATCACGGCCAATTCAGAGCAG ATCGCCAGGCTGCGGAGCGAACTGGACGTCGTTCGGGGAAACACAAAAGTCATGTCCGAGATGCTAACGGAGATGGTTCCCGGGCAGGAGGACTCGTCCGATCTGGAGCTGCTGCAG GAGCTGCACAGGACCTGCCGCGCCATGCAGCAGCGCGTGGTGGAGCTCATCTCCCGCGTGTGCAACGAGGAGGTCACCGAGGAGCTGCTGCACGTCAACGATGACCTCAACAACGTCTTCCTCCGATACGAGAG GTTTGAACGGTACAGGTCAGGCCGATCCGTTCAAAATGCCAGTAATGGA GTGCTGAGCGAAGTGACAGAGGACAACCTCATCGACCTGGGCCCGGGGTCTCCAGCCGTGGTGAGCCCGACCGTGGGGGGCACGGTGCCCCcgtcttccctctcctcccagcttGCGGGCTTGG ACCTGGGCACGGAGAGCGTCAGCGGCACCCTGAGCTCGCTCCAGCAGTGTCACCCCCGGGACGGCTTTGACATGTTCGCCCAGACCAGAGGGAGCTCCTCGGCTGAGCAGCGCAAGAC GGCCACCTACGAGGACCCCCAGGCCGTCGGAGTAATTGCTTCTGCGGTAGACGGTCGGAAACAGAACCCCGAAGTG AGAGGTAAAGGTGGGGACTCTGACCTGGAGCCCATAGACAGCTGGCTCATAGCCCAAGGAATG AAGGGCGACGACCTGGAGGAGGGTGTCACGAGCGAAG AGTTCgataaattcctggaagaaaGGGCCAAAGCTGCCGAAATGGTTCCcaacctcccctctcccccagcggAGGCTCCGGCCCCGGCCTCAAATCCCTCCAGCCGGAAGAAGCCGGAGCAGTCGGAGGACGCCCTCTTTGCCCTGTGA
- the TOM1L2 gene encoding TOM1-like protein 2 isoform X1 — protein sequence MEFLLGNPFSTPVGQCLEKATDGSLQSEDWTLNMEICDIINETEEGPKDAIRALKKRLNGNRNYREVMLALTVLETCVKNCGHRFHVLVANRDFIDGVLVKIISPKSNPPTIVQDKVLALIQAWADAFRSSPDLTGVVHAYEELKRKGMEFPMADLDALSPIHTPQRSVPEVDPATSMPKSQSQLQPRTSSGSSLVPQAPALSAAGPITANSEQIARLRSELDVVRGNTKVMSEMLTEMVPGQEDSSDLELLQELHRTCRAMQQRVVELISRVCNEEVTEELLHVNDDLNNVFLRYERFERYRSGRSVQNASNGVLSEVTEDNLIDLGPGSPAVVSPTVGGTVPPSSLSSQLAGLDLGTESVSGTLSSLQQCHPRDGFDMFAQTRGSSSAEQRKTATYEDPQAVGVIASAVDGRKQNPEVKRGKGGDSDLEPIDSWLIAQGMIPVVQPSVMDDIEVWLRTDLVRLDFSISCGEWRGPGASEDRRPGGRRGAAPWGGGGGEAGQAPPGVRTCSAGHAAPKAHTDFSQLLRFQVCVCLGSFGLGFLYAF from the exons AAAAGGCTACAGACGGCTCCCTGCAGAGCGAGGACTGGACGCTGAACATGGAGATCTGCGACATCATCAATGAGACGGAGGAAGG GCCAAAGGATGCCATTCGAGCCCTGAAGAAGCGGCTCAACGGGAACCGGAACTACCGAGAGGTGATGCTGGCGCTGACG GTGCTGGAGACGTGCGTGAAGAACTGTGGCCACCGCTTCCACGTCCTCGTGGCCAACCGGGATTTCATCGACGGCGTCCTGGTCAAAATCATCTCTCCCAAGAGCAACCCCCCAACCATTGTGCAGGACAAGGTGCTGGCTCTCATCCAG gcGTGGGCCGACGCCTTCCGGAGCAGCCCTGACCTCACGGGCGTCGTGCACGCTTACGAAGAGCTGAAGAGGAAGGGCATGGAGTTCCCCATGGCCGACCTGGACGCGCTGTCCCCCATACAcacaccccagcgg AGCGTCCCGGAGGTGGACCCAGCTACCAGCATGCCCAAGTCCCAGTCGCAGCTGCAGCCGAGGACGAGCAGCGGCTCCTCCTTGGTGCCGCAGGCCCCGGCTCTGAGCGCTGCGGGCCCCATCACGGCCAATTCAGAGCAG ATCGCCAGGCTGCGGAGCGAACTGGACGTCGTTCGGGGAAACACAAAAGTCATGTCCGAGATGCTAACGGAGATGGTTCCCGGGCAGGAGGACTCGTCCGATCTGGAGCTGCTGCAG GAGCTGCACAGGACCTGCCGCGCCATGCAGCAGCGCGTGGTGGAGCTCATCTCCCGCGTGTGCAACGAGGAGGTCACCGAGGAGCTGCTGCACGTCAACGATGACCTCAACAACGTCTTCCTCCGATACGAGAG GTTTGAACGGTACAGGTCAGGCCGATCCGTTCAAAATGCCAGTAATGGA GTGCTGAGCGAAGTGACAGAGGACAACCTCATCGACCTGGGCCCGGGGTCTCCAGCCGTGGTGAGCCCGACCGTGGGGGGCACGGTGCCCCcgtcttccctctcctcccagcttGCGGGCTTGG ACCTGGGCACGGAGAGCGTCAGCGGCACCCTGAGCTCGCTCCAGCAGTGTCACCCCCGGGACGGCTTTGACATGTTCGCCCAGACCAGAGGGAGCTCCTCGGCTGAGCAGCGCAAGAC GGCCACCTACGAGGACCCCCAGGCCGTCGGAGTAATTGCTTCTGCGGTAGACGGTCGGAAACAGAACCCCGAAGTG AAGAGAGGTAAAGGTGGGGACTCTGACCTGGAGCCCATAGACAGCTGGCTCATAGCCCAAGGAATG ATCCCCGTGGTGCAGCCGTCTGTCATGGACGACATTGAGGTGTGGCTCAGGACCGACCTGGTGAGACTCGACTTTTCTATCTCGTGTGGGGAGTGGCGAGGCCCAGGCGCCTCTGAGGACAGGAGGCCTGGGGGCCGGCGCGGGGCCGCTCcctggggaggtggaggaggggaggctgggcaGGCGCCCCCCGGGGTCCGCACCTGCTCGGCGGGCCACGCCGCCCCCAAGGCGCACACTGACTTTTCCCAGTTACTGCGgtttcaggtgtgtgtgtgcttgggttcttttggtttggggtttttgtacgctttttaa